Within Sulfitobacter sp. W027, the genomic segment ATCTCTATGTCTGTGGCCCCAAGGGGTTGATCGAAGCGGTAAAGGCCAAAGCCGAAGCGGCGGGTATCGCGCCTGACCGCATCCATTTCGAACTCTTCGACGCGCCCCAAGAGCAAGCAGGCGACAGCGCCTTCGAGGTCGAGTTGGCCTCAAGCGGGGAGGTCTTCACCATCCCGCCCGGCCAATCCATCATCGACGTGCTGGAGGCTGGGGGCGTCGATGTCATGTACGACTGCCAGCGCGGCGACTGTGGCATCTGCCAATGCGACGTCATCAGCGGCACCCCCGATCACCGCGACGTGGTGCTGTCTGAGGCCGAACGCGCCGCAGGCAACGTCATGCAAATCTGCGTCAGCCGCGCCAAGTCACCGCGTCTTGTACTCGACATCTGAGGGAGGAACTTATGGGACGTTACGACAGCCCGGCGGCACTGGCCGCCCTCGTGCAGCCACATCAGGTGCACCGCGATATCTACACCGATCAAGAGGTGTTCCAGCAGGAGATGAAGCATCTCTTCGCCAATGCTTGGGTCTTTGTTGGCCATGAGAGCCAGACCCCGAACAAGGGCGATTATTTCAGCACCCACATAGGCACACAGCCGGTCATTCAGGTGCGCCATTCGACGGGCGACATCCATGTCCTGCTAAACCGTTGCCCCCACAAAGGCACCAAGATCGTGATCGATAGGCAGGGCAACACCGGCAAGTTCTTCCGCTGCCCCTATCATGCATGGAGCTTCAAAACCGACGGTTGCCTTTTGGCGATCCCGCTCAAAAAAGGCTACCAAAATACCGGGCTGGAGGAGACCGACAGCGGCAAGGGCATGCGCAGCGTTGGCGATGTGAAGAACTACCGTGGCTTCATCTTCGCCCGGCTCGCCGACGAGGGCATGAGTTTCGAAGAGTTCTTTGGCAAGAGCCTGTCGTCACTCGACAATATGGTTGACCGCTCCCCCGCCGGACGGCTCGAAGTCGTCGGCCCGCCGCTGCGCTACATGCACCATTGCAACTGGAAGATGCTGGTCGAAAACCAGACCGACACCTGCCACCCGATGGTGGCCCACGAAAGCTCAGCCGGGACGGCGGTGAAGCTCTACGAAGAACTGGGCCTCCCCGAGGATGCGCCCAAACCCCCCGCGATGGAGATCATCGCCCCTTTCATGTCGCCTTACGAATTCTTCGAAGGCATGGGCATCCGCACCTGGCCCAATGGCCACGGGCACACTGGCGTAAACCATTCGATCCACTCGGATTACGCCGCCATCCCCGGCTATTTCGAGGCGCTCTGCGAAAGCTATGGAGAGGAGAAAGCCAAGGCGATCTTGGATGAGAACCGCCACAATACGGTCTATTTCCCCAACATCATGATCAAAGGCCCGATCCAGCAGCTGCGCGTTTTCATCCCCATCGCTGCCGATCGGACCGTGGTGGAAAGCTACATCTACCGCCTCGTCGATGCCCCGGATGAGCTGACCGCCCGCACCGCGATGTACAACCGCATGATCAACGCGCCCACCTCCATCGTCGGCCACGACGATCTGGAAATGTACGAGCGCGCGCAGGAAGGGCTGATGGTCGACGGTTTGGAATGGGTGAACATCCAACGGCTGATCGAAGAGGACGAGGATTTCGAGGTCGAAGCGGTCGAAAACGGCACAACCGAGCGCCAAATGCGCAACCAATTTCACGCTTGGGTCAAGTTCATGACCATGTGCCAAAAGACGGAGGCGGCGGAATGAGTGTGACGCGCGAAACCCTGATCGACTTCATTTATGACGAAGTGCGCATGTTGGGCGAGGGGCGCTATACCGAATGGCTCGACCTCTGGCTGCCAGATGGGCATTACTGGATGCCGCTGGACTATCAACAGACCGATCCGATCAATCAGACCTCGTTGATGTATGAGGATATGTTCATGCTGAAACTGCGCGTCGAACGGCTTAACGGCGCACGAACCTTCAGCCAAAAACCCAAAAGCCGCTGCCATCATGTGATCCAGCGTCCCTTCGTGGATGAGATGGACACGGAAGCCGGGCGTTTCGTCACGACCACCTTCATGCACTACGTCGAGACGCGGCTGGACGAGCAGCAACTGCTCGCCGTCACCGCGCGGCATGAGTTGGCGCTGGTCGAGGGGCGGTTGCGCATCGCCAACAAACGGGTCGATATCGTCAACTGCGACGCGGCCTTCCGCAACATCCAGTTGCTGCCATGATCGGGGCGGAGACTGAGACGGTCTTCGCGGCCTTTGAAGACACCGCCGCGCGGTATCCCGAACGGGGATTTCTGAATGTCCTGCCGGAAACGGCGGACATCTACGGCATCGCGGCGGGGGAGGTGACTTATGCTGAAGCCGCGCGTGAGGTTGCGGCCCTGCGCAAGCGCATCTCGGCGGCGGGTTATCTGCCCGGGCAACGCGTGATGCTGCTGATGGAGAACCGCCCTGCGTTTTTCCTTTGGTGGCTGGCGCTGAACGGCTTGGGCCTGTCGGTCGTGCCGGTGAACCCCGACCTGCGGGCGACGGAGCTCAGCTATATGATCGACCATGCCGAGCCGGTCTTGGCCATGGCGATCCCTGCACGGGGCAATGATCTGCGTGCGGCAGCAGAGCAAGCCGGGCGCGACATGCCCGTGATTGCACCGGGCGACCCTCTCCCTATGCCGGTCACGACCACGGCCATCGCGGCGAGGGAGGGCGGCGCGGAGGAGGCGGAAGCCGCACTTCTCTACACCTCCGGCACCACGGGCCAGCCCAAAGGCTGCATCTTGACCAACACCTATTTCCTAGATGCCGGACGCTGGTACGCAGACACCGGCGGGCTCTGCGCCCTGTCGCGAGACCGCGAGCGCATGATCACGCCGCTGCCGATCTTCCACATGAACGCGATGGCCTATTCCTTCATGGCGATGATTGCCGTGGGCGGCTGCCTGACCGCGCTTGACCGCTTCCACCCGCGCAGTTGGTGGGCTTCGGTCCGGGCTTCGGGCGCGACCTGTCTGCACTACCTCGGCGTGATGCCGTCGATGTTGATGGGGGCCGAAGCAAGCGAAACCGACCGTGACCATTCCGTGCGCTTTGGCTTCGGCGCGGGGGTGGACCCGAAATTGCACGCCGCCTTCGAGGCGCGTTTCGGTTTTCCGCTGGTCGAGGCTTGGGCTATGACCGAAACCGGCGCGGGTGCCGTGATCTGCGCCAATCGCGAACCGCGCCGCGTGGGGGAAAGCTGTCTCGGCGCGCCCGAAGGGGGGCTGGAGGTCCGGCTGCTCGACGATGTCGGGCAAGAGGCCGATCAAGGCGAGCTGCTGGTGCGCCGCGCCGGTGCCGACCCGCGGCGCGGGTTCTTCGCGGGCTACTTCAAGAATGCCGAAGCCACGGATGAGGCTTGGACAGATGGTTGGTTTCACACCGGCGACATCGTGCGCCGCGCCCCCGATGGTGCGATGTATTTCGTCGACCGCAAGAAAAACGTCATCCGTCGCTCGGGCGAAAACATCGCGGCGGTCGAGGTGGAATCGACCCTTATGCGCCACCCCGCCGTGGCCAGTGCCGCCGTGGCGGCCGTGCCCGATGCCGTGCGGGGGGATGAGGTTTTTGCCTGTATCGTGCCGAAGGACGCAGGCGCTGACCCGGCAGCCCTTGCGCAGGACATCACCCGCTGGTGCCTCACCCAACTTGCCTATTACAAAGCCCCCGGCTTCATTGCTTTTGTCGAAGCGCTGCCGCTGACCGCGACGCAGAAACTTCAACGCGGGGTGCTGAAAACGCTGGCCGCCGACCTGCTAAACGATCCCGCCACGCAGGACCTGCGCGGGATGAAGAAACGGACGGCGGCATGAGGCGCAGGGGCTACGACCGCGTCGTCCTCGCGGTGCCGACCTCGGTGCCCTACGCCCGCTATAGCAATGAGACCGCCCATTGGTGGATCGCCCGCGCGCTGCGCGCGATGCTGGGCAAGGCCGGGATCGCGCCGGGCGAGCTAGACGGTTTCTCGGTCTCCAGCTTCTCGCTCGCGCCCGACACGCCGGTCGGGCTGACCCAGCATCTGGGGCTTAGTCCACGTTGGCTTGATACCGTGCCCACGGGCGGGGCCAGCGGGGTGGTCGCCCTGCGCCGTGCGGCGCGGGCGGTGCAAGCGGGCGACGTGGATGTGGTCGCCTGTGTGGCGGGAGACGCGAACCGGATCGACAGCTTTCGCAGCCTGCTCAGCGGCTTCTCGCGCTTTTCGATGGATGCGACCTTTCCCTATGGCTTCGGCGGCCCCAACGCGAGTTTCGCCCTGCTGATGGACCGCTATATGCAGGAATACGGCGCCACGCGAGAGGACTTTGGCCGCATCGCCGTGGCCCAACGGGCCAATGCGCTGCACTACCCCAATGCACTGATGAAGACCCCGCTCACCCTCGACCAATACCTTGACGCGCGGATGATCTCTGACCCTATCGCTCTTTTCGACTGTGTGATGCCCTGCGCCGGGGCCGAGGCGTTTCTGGTCATGCACGAAGACGAAGCCCTGCGCCGCGACCTGCCCTTTGCGCGGATCAGCGGCACAATCGAGCGGCACAACGCCTATCCCGAAGACCCGATGCAACTGCGCGGCGGCTGGGGCGTGGATATCAGTGAACTCTACGACATGGCGGGTCATGGGCCGGAGGATGTCGACCTGCTGCAAACCTATGACGACTATCCGGTGATCTCGATGATGCAGTTCGAAGACCTTGGATTTTGCGCGAAGGGGGAGGGGGCGGGATTTGTCCACCAGCGCGATCTGACCATCACCGGGGACTTCCCGCATAACACCTCTGGCGGGCAGCTGTCGGTTGGCCAAGCCGGTGCTGCGGGCGGCTATCTGGGACTGGTTGAGGCGATCCGGCAGGTGACGGGGCAGGCTGAAGGCACGCAGGTGGCGAACGCCCGGCGGGCGTTGGTTTCCGGCTTTGGCATGATCAACTACGACCGGGGCGTCTGTTCCGCGGCGGCGATTATCGAAGGGGGCGAAGCATGACCGAACCCCTGAAGACGCCGCAAAAGAAGAACCCGCAAAAGCGCAGCACCGTCCCGACCCTGCCGCCTGCACAACGCTCACGCGCCGCACTCGGGGTGGCGATTGCCGCAGGGCGCGGGCAGTTTGCGCTGCAACACTGCGCCGACTGCGGGGCGGTGCAATATCCGCCGCGTGATGCCTGCTGCAAATGCCTGTCGGTAGCACTCAATTGGCGCGAGACTGATCCGACTGGCGAGGTGTTGGCCGAAACGACAATCCGGGTCTCACCCGACCCCTACTTCCGAGAACGACTGCCTTGGCGGATCGGCACGGTGCAACTCGCCGCCGGGCCGGTGGCGGTGTGCCATTTACACGGCGATGTCGGGCGCGGCGATCCCGTCCGTTTGGTGCTCAAGTTGGACAGGGCCGGGCAGGGGGTCATGGTGGCCTTGCCGCAAAAGGAAAGCGAATTCATGCAAGACGATCCCATGCTGCGCGCGATGTCGAGTGACCCAAAGCACCGCCGGGTGCTGATCACCGATGCCCGCTCCCCCTTAGCCCCGCCACTGGCCCAAGCGCTTCTGAAAGCGGGGGCGGCGCAGATCTTCCTTGGTGAGCCGGAGCACTGGCGGCGATGGGACGGCCGCGCGGTGTTAGAGGAGATGGAGAACGTCAGCCTCATGCCGCTTGACGTGACCGATGCCGCCTCCGTTTCGCGCCTCGCGGCAGAGATCGGCGGCAAGGTCGATATCCTGATTAACACCGCGCAGTTCATCCGTCCCGGCGGGGTGCTGGGCGGCGATACGATCTCTGCCCGCGACGGGATGGAGACCAATGTGCTGGGCCTGTTGCGGCTCGCGCAGGGCTTTGGCCCGGCGATGGCGTCGCGTACAGCGGACGGGGTAAATTCAGCGGTGGCCTGGGTGAACCTTTTGTCAGTGGGGGCGCTGGCACCTGCAGCCGGATTTGGCGGCTTTGATGCCTCGCAGGCGGCGGCGCGGTCGCTCAGCCAGACTCTTCGCGCAGAGTTTTCTGGTTCCGGATTGCGGGTGATGAATGTCTATACCGGGCCTGTGGATGATGAATGGCACCAGCCTTTGCCGCCGCCCAAAGTCTCCCCCCGCGTGCTGGCGCGGACGGTGGTGAGTGGCTTGATCAACGGGCTGGAGGAGGTTGCTTGCGGTGATGTGGCCAAAGATGCTCTGGCCCGC encodes:
- a CDS encoding AMP-binding protein; this encodes MIGAETETVFAAFEDTAARYPERGFLNVLPETADIYGIAAGEVTYAEAAREVAALRKRISAAGYLPGQRVMLLMENRPAFFLWWLALNGLGLSVVPVNPDLRATELSYMIDHAEPVLAMAIPARGNDLRAAAEQAGRDMPVIAPGDPLPMPVTTTAIAAREGGAEEAEAALLYTSGTTGQPKGCILTNTYFLDAGRWYADTGGLCALSRDRERMITPLPIFHMNAMAYSFMAMIAVGGCLTALDRFHPRSWWASVRASGATCLHYLGVMPSMLMGAEASETDRDHSVRFGFGAGVDPKLHAAFEARFGFPLVEAWAMTETGAGAVICANREPRRVGESCLGAPEGGLEVRLLDDVGQEADQGELLVRRAGADPRRGFFAGYFKNAEATDEAWTDGWFHTGDIVRRAPDGAMYFVDRKKNVIRRSGENIAAVEVESTLMRHPAVASAAVAAVPDAVRGDEVFACIVPKDAGADPAALAQDITRWCLTQLAYYKAPGFIAFVEALPLTATQKLQRGVLKTLAADLLNDPATQDLRGMKKRTAA
- a CDS encoding SDR family NAD(P)-dependent oxidoreductase; amino-acid sequence: MTEPLKTPQKKNPQKRSTVPTLPPAQRSRAALGVAIAAGRGQFALQHCADCGAVQYPPRDACCKCLSVALNWRETDPTGEVLAETTIRVSPDPYFRERLPWRIGTVQLAAGPVAVCHLHGDVGRGDPVRLVLKLDRAGQGVMVALPQKESEFMQDDPMLRAMSSDPKHRRVLITDARSPLAPPLAQALLKAGAAQIFLGEPEHWRRWDGRAVLEEMENVSLMPLDVTDAASVSRLAAEIGGKVDILINTAQFIRPGGVLGGDTISARDGMETNVLGLLRLAQGFGPAMASRTADGVNSAVAWVNLLSVGALAPAAGFGGFDASQAAARSLSQTLRAEFSGSGLRVMNVYTGPVDDEWHQPLPPPKVSPRVLARTVVSGLINGLEEVACGDVAKDALARWLDDPALMEREMRGNGS
- a CDS encoding aromatic ring-hydroxylating dioxygenase subunit alpha, whose translation is MGRYDSPAALAALVQPHQVHRDIYTDQEVFQQEMKHLFANAWVFVGHESQTPNKGDYFSTHIGTQPVIQVRHSTGDIHVLLNRCPHKGTKIVIDRQGNTGKFFRCPYHAWSFKTDGCLLAIPLKKGYQNTGLEETDSGKGMRSVGDVKNYRGFIFARLADEGMSFEEFFGKSLSSLDNMVDRSPAGRLEVVGPPLRYMHHCNWKMLVENQTDTCHPMVAHESSAGTAVKLYEELGLPEDAPKPPAMEIIAPFMSPYEFFEGMGIRTWPNGHGHTGVNHSIHSDYAAIPGYFEALCESYGEEKAKAILDENRHNTVYFPNIMIKGPIQQLRVFIPIAADRTVVESYIYRLVDAPDELTARTAMYNRMINAPTSIVGHDDLEMYERAQEGLMVDGLEWVNIQRLIEEDEDFEVEAVENGTTERQMRNQFHAWVKFMTMCQKTEAAE
- a CDS encoding aromatic-ring-hydroxylating dioxygenase subunit beta produces the protein MSVTRETLIDFIYDEVRMLGEGRYTEWLDLWLPDGHYWMPLDYQQTDPINQTSLMYEDMFMLKLRVERLNGARTFSQKPKSRCHHVIQRPFVDEMDTEAGRFVTTTFMHYVETRLDEQQLLAVTARHELALVEGRLRIANKRVDIVNCDAAFRNIQLLP
- a CDS encoding thiolase family protein; amino-acid sequence: MRRRGYDRVVLAVPTSVPYARYSNETAHWWIARALRAMLGKAGIAPGELDGFSVSSFSLAPDTPVGLTQHLGLSPRWLDTVPTGGASGVVALRRAARAVQAGDVDVVACVAGDANRIDSFRSLLSGFSRFSMDATFPYGFGGPNASFALLMDRYMQEYGATREDFGRIAVAQRANALHYPNALMKTPLTLDQYLDARMISDPIALFDCVMPCAGAEAFLVMHEDEALRRDLPFARISGTIERHNAYPEDPMQLRGGWGVDISELYDMAGHGPEDVDLLQTYDDYPVISMMQFEDLGFCAKGEGAGFVHQRDLTITGDFPHNTSGGQLSVGQAGAAGGYLGLVEAIRQVTGQAEGTQVANARRALVSGFGMINYDRGVCSAAAIIEGGEA